One part of the Brachyspira sp. SAP_772 genome encodes these proteins:
- a CDS encoding helix-turn-helix domain-containing protein codes for MKKDNLKEKYMEDTGFAYTMSLISGKYKMIILYILSELKIVRYNELKRIISSISHKTLSVTLKELEKDDLISRKEYPQIPPKVEYSLSKRGKSLIPILDAICIWGEKNRK; via the coding sequence ATGAAAAAAGATAATTTAAAAGAAAAATATATGGAAGATACAGGATTCGCTTATACAATGTCTTTAATATCTGGTAAATATAAAATGATAATACTATATATATTATCAGAATTAAAAATTGTAAGATATAATGAATTAAAAAGAATAATATCAAGCATATCTCATAAAACGTTGAGCGTAACTTTAAAAGAATTAGAAAAAGATGATTTAATTAGCAGAAAAGAATATCCTCAAATACCGCCTAAAGTAGAATACAGCTTATCAAAAAGAGGAAAATCTTTAATACCTATATTAGATGCTATATGTATATGGGGGGAGAAAAACAGAAAATGA
- a CDS encoding MBL fold metallo-hydrolase — MHIRIIRGQNQIGGNIIEVSTESTKIILDVGIELDEKIPDVPLVNGLFQGEANYNAVLISHYHGDHIGLINNILPNISIFMGEKAYNVYKTSMEYLNNDTVEISNFFRSEKEFYIGDINIKPILCDHSAFDSYMISLFSKNKKILYTGDFRASGRKSFYSLLKRLDKVDVLITEGTTLSRENFYSYTEKDLEKNAVETIQNNNYPVFVLMPSTNIDRIVTFYKVAIKTNRIFLQDTYMASITAIAGNNIPNPKDFKNVRVFLTMPSNKNYEILKSYRDKKIGRKGIAKENFIMCVRSSMKSYLEKLSNEISFNGGILFYSMWKGYLENEDMSNFIKFMENKGVETVYLHTSGHADVNAIDNLIKRTEPKYIIPIHTENSKWFEKYKNCEIIYDNQFNF; from the coding sequence ATGCATATTCGTATTATTAGAGGACAAAATCAAATAGGAGGAAATATAATAGAGGTTAGTACAGAAAGTACTAAAATAATTCTCGATGTTGGAATTGAGTTGGATGAGAAAATTCCAGATGTTCCTTTGGTAAATGGATTATTTCAAGGTGAAGCAAATTATAATGCTGTTTTAATTAGCCATTATCATGGAGATCATATAGGGTTGATTAATAATATATTGCCGAATATCTCTATTTTTATGGGTGAAAAAGCCTATAATGTTTATAAAACTTCAATGGAATATTTGAATAATGATACAGTTGAAATATCAAATTTTTTTCGGTCTGAGAAAGAATTTTATATAGGAGATATTAATATAAAACCTATATTATGTGATCATTCTGCTTTCGATTCATATATGATATCATTATTTTCTAAAAATAAAAAAATACTTTATACAGGAGATTTCAGAGCGAGCGGAAGAAAAAGCTTTTACTCTTTACTGAAAAGGCTTGATAAAGTAGACGTTTTAATAACCGAGGGAACTACTCTTTCAAGAGAAAACTTTTATTCATATACAGAAAAAGACTTGGAAAAAAATGCCGTGGAAACTATACAAAACAATAATTATCCTGTTTTTGTATTAATGCCTTCTACAAATATCGATAGAATAGTTACATTTTATAAAGTAGCTATAAAGACTAATAGAATATTTTTGCAGGATACCTATATGGCAAGTATAACGGCAATAGCAGGAAATAATATACCAAATCCAAAAGATTTTAAAAATGTACGGGTATTTTTAACCATGCCTAGTAATAAAAATTATGAAATATTAAAATCGTATAGAGATAAAAAAATAGGCAGGAAGGGAATAGCAAAAGAAAATTTTATTATGTGCGTAAGATCTTCAATGAAAAGTTATTTGGAAAAATTATCAAATGAAATTTCTTTTAACGGAGGTATTCTCTTTTATTCAATGTGGAAAGGTTATTTGGAAAATGAGGATATGAGTAATTTTATAAAATTTATGGAAAATAAAGGAGTTGAAACTGTTTATTTACATACGAGCGGACATGCGGATGTAAATGCCATAGACAATTTGATAAAAAGAACCGAACCTAAATATATAATTCCCATTCATACGGAGAATTCTAAATGGTTTGAAAAATATAAAAATTGTGAAATTATTTATGATAATCAATTTAATTTTTAA
- a CDS encoding flavodoxin family protein, with amino-acid sequence MKKIVILNGSPRLNGNTFSLIEEFTKGAKLNGNDIMRFDLDRMDIHCCKGCLKGGKNPDSPCSQKDDMLKIYPHYKEADILVLASPMYYWAFSAQLKIAIDRLFAVTEIDPNYKTPYKECFMLMAAEGDDENNSKPVIEYYHYLLNYLGWKDLGYLIAGGVFNVGDIKCKKELLNKAFEMGKSIL; translated from the coding sequence ATGAAAAAAATAGTAATATTAAATGGAAGCCCAAGATTAAACGGCAACACTTTTTCTTTAATAGAAGAGTTTACAAAGGGTGCTAAGCTTAATGGAAATGATATAATGAGATTTGATTTAGATAGAATGGATATACATTGCTGTAAGGGTTGTTTGAAAGGAGGTAAAAATCCAGATAGCCCTTGTTCTCAAAAAGATGATATGTTAAAAATATACCCGCATTATAAAGAAGCAGATATACTTGTTTTGGCTTCACCTATGTATTATTGGGCTTTTTCTGCTCAATTAAAGATAGCTATAGATAGATTATTTGCTGTTACAGAAATAGACCCGAATTATAAAACTCCGTATAAAGAGTGTTTTATGCTTATGGCAGCAGAGGGAGATGATGAAAATAATTCTAAGCCTGTTATAGAATATTATCATTACTTATTAAATTATCTTGGATGGAAAGATTTGGGATATTTAATAGCTGGAGGAGTGTTTAATGTTGGAGATATTAAATGTAAAAAAGAATTATTAAACAAAGCATTTGAAATGGGAAAATCTATATTATAA
- the def gene encoding peptide deformylase: MIRELVIYGDERLKQKSSYVENVDEEILTLIDDMFETMYKANGVGLAAVQVGVLKRVIVISVPDFDDETKPDFKLALINPEIIWHGEETEILEEGCLSFPKISDEVARYKEIKVKYIDKENKEQILEAKDYIAKVLQHEIDHTNGITFIDRLESYQKRRLKKELKELRNTHKKTVSA; the protein is encoded by the coding sequence ATGATTAGAGAATTAGTGATTTATGGAGATGAAAGATTAAAGCAAAAATCATCTTATGTTGAAAATGTAGATGAAGAGATTTTAACTTTAATAGATGATATGTTTGAAACTATGTATAAAGCTAATGGTGTTGGGCTTGCTGCTGTACAGGTGGGAGTATTAAAAAGAGTAATAGTAATATCTGTACCTGATTTTGATGATGAGACTAAACCTGATTTTAAGTTGGCTTTAATTAATCCTGAAATAATTTGGCATGGAGAGGAGACTGAAATATTAGAAGAGGGTTGTTTATCTTTTCCTAAAATAAGCGATGAGGTTGCAAGATACAAAGAAATAAAAGTAAAATATATAGACAAAGAAAATAAAGAGCAAATATTAGAAGCTAAAGATTATATAGCTAAAGTTCTTCAGCATGAAATAGACCATACTAATGGAATTACTTTTATAGATAGGCTTGAATCATATCAAAAAAGAAGATTAAAAAAAGAGTTAAAAGAACTTAGAAACACTCATAAAAAAACTGTTTCAGCATAA
- a CDS encoding peptide ABC transporter substrate-binding protein: MSKVVKFLLLSYSLFLFASCGGGSIHEDGVLRLNVGPEPQTIDPTLNSAIDGSIYIIHAFEGLAQKDKDGKIVGGVAESWDVTDNGTKYVFHIRSNAKWSDGKPVVADDFVYSWRRAADPKTAANYSYQMEPLKNAKKITAGEMPVESLGVKAIDDNTLEVTLEAPTPYFDQLMAYPVYFPLRRDIVEANPDTWTMSADTYIGNGPFKMTERQIDSRIVMEVNTNYWNIDVIVPKKLIFILMDNPTYVVAGIKDGSIYFSDRVPAQDMDTLKEEGYLEIKPYLGLYYYSLNVTNEALKDKRVRRALALAIDRNYIVEQVTRGGQTPAAAVVPPQISDVNGSFRDNGVNSFSLNPEDYQKNIEEAKQLLAEAGYPNGENFPVLEFKTNPGEHTAVFEAVQQMWKNNLGIDTTIVSEEWAVFQASRYSRTYIIARNGWIGDYDDPMTFLGMFLSYSPQNVESYNSPIYDRLLANASSTDDNNIRMPLLHKAEELFMEDMAIIPIYYYTLPLLVNDNLKDVQYDVLGKHKFFYAYYDNTEK, translated from the coding sequence ATGAGTAAGGTTGTCAAGTTTTTATTATTATCCTATTCTCTGTTCTTATTTGCTTCTTGCGGCGGCGGAAGCATACATGAAGATGGAGTTTTGCGTTTGAATGTTGGTCCTGAGCCTCAAACTATAGACCCAACATTAAACTCTGCTATAGATGGCAGTATTTATATAATACATGCTTTTGAGGGGTTAGCGCAAAAAGATAAAGATGGTAAAATTGTAGGCGGTGTGGCTGAGAGTTGGGACGTTACTGATAACGGTACTAAATATGTATTTCATATTAGAAGCAATGCTAAATGGTCTGACGGAAAACCTGTTGTGGCTGATGATTTTGTATATAGCTGGAGAAGGGCTGCTGACCCTAAAACTGCTGCTAATTATAGTTATCAGATGGAGCCTTTAAAAAATGCTAAAAAGATTACTGCTGGTGAGATGCCTGTGGAATCTTTAGGGGTTAAGGCTATTGATGACAATACTTTAGAGGTTACTTTAGAAGCTCCTACACCATATTTTGATCAGCTTATGGCTTATCCTGTGTATTTCCCTTTGAGAAGAGATATTGTTGAGGCTAATCCTGATACTTGGACTATGAGTGCTGATACTTATATTGGAAATGGTCCTTTTAAAATGACTGAAAGACAAATTGATAGCAGAATAGTAATGGAAGTGAATACTAACTATTGGAATATTGATGTTATAGTTCCTAAGAAGTTAATTTTTATATTGATGGATAATCCTACTTATGTGGTTGCTGGTATAAAAGACGGTTCTATATATTTCTCTGACAGAGTACCTGCACAGGATATGGATACATTAAAAGAGGAAGGATATTTAGAAATAAAACCATATTTAGGTTTATATTATTATAGTTTAAATGTTACTAATGAAGCATTGAAAGATAAGAGGGTGAGAAGGGCATTAGCTTTGGCTATTGACAGAAATTATATAGTAGAGCAGGTTACAAGAGGAGGTCAGACTCCTGCTGCTGCTGTTGTTCCTCCTCAAATATCTGATGTTAATGGAAGCTTTAGAGATAATGGTGTAAATAGTTTTAGTTTAAATCCTGAAGATTATCAAAAAAACATAGAAGAGGCAAAACAATTATTAGCTGAAGCAGGTTATCCAAATGGAGAGAATTTCCCTGTACTTGAGTTTAAAACTAACCCGGGTGAGCATACTGCAGTATTTGAAGCTGTTCAGCAGATGTGGAAAAATAATTTAGGCATAGACACTACTATAGTAAGCGAAGAGTGGGCAGTATTCCAAGCATCACGTTATAGCAGAACTTATATTATAGCAAGAAATGGATGGATTGGTGATTATGATGACCCTATGACTTTTTTGGGTATGTTTTTAAGTTACAGCCCTCAGAATGTTGAAAGCTATAATAGTCCTATATATGACAGATTATTGGCTAATGCTTCTTCTACTGATGACAATAATATAAGAATGCCTTTACTTCATAAAGCAGAAGAATTGTTTATGGAAGACATGGCTATAATTCCTATATATTATTACACTTTGCCTTTATTGGTAAATGATAATTTAAAAGATGTTCAGTATGATGTGCTTGGTAAACATAAGTTTTTCTATGCTTATTATGACAATACTGAAAAATAA
- a CDS encoding HAD family hydrolase has translation MIKNIIFDLDGTLIDSIPDINASVNKTLEYIKFPSLDIEHTKKYVGNGARLLINRVLNHFSDKYNKKYLESIENDVYNFYIDYYSKHSTENTKLYDNVLETLKTLYKLNINMFIISNKPNEITITTAKKLNIFNYFKAVIGDGIYPYRKPDINIWYNLKKDYSLIEEESIMVGDGIPDYEFAKNANIKVLIALYGITDKQTLLDLKNDYYINSFKEVEDFVLGYNK, from the coding sequence ATGATTAAAAATATAATATTTGATTTAGACGGAACATTGATAGATTCCATTCCAGATATAAATGCAAGTGTAAACAAAACTTTGGAATATATCAAATTCCCAAGTTTAGATATAGAACACACAAAAAAATATGTGGGCAATGGTGCTAGGCTTTTAATAAATAGAGTGTTAAATCATTTTTCTGATAAATACAACAAAAAATATTTAGAAAGCATAGAAAATGATGTGTATAACTTTTATATTGATTATTATAGTAAACACTCTACAGAAAATACAAAGCTTTATGACAATGTATTAGAAACACTTAAAACACTTTATAAACTCAATATTAATATGTTTATAATATCAAACAAGCCAAACGAGATAACAATAACAACAGCAAAAAAACTAAATATATTTAATTATTTCAAAGCTGTTATAGGCGATGGAATATATCCTTACAGAAAGCCAGATATAAATATTTGGTACAATTTAAAAAAAGACTATAGTCTAATAGAAGAAGAAAGCATTATGGTTGGAGACGGCATTCCAGATTATGAGTTTGCAAAAAATGCTAACATAAAAGTATTAATTGCATTATACGGCATCACAGACAAACAAACTTTATTAGACCTTAAAAATGATTATTATATAAACAGTTTCAAAGAAGTGGAAGATTTTGTATTAGGTTACAACAAGTAA